The following coding sequences are from one Rutidosis leptorrhynchoides isolate AG116_Rl617_1_P2 chromosome 11, CSIRO_AGI_Rlap_v1, whole genome shotgun sequence window:
- the LOC139875691 gene encoding putative disease resistance RPP13-like protein 1, translated as MRPMLNEINNKLKVFVKKAKDLSIGCSAIAQQRSNNNFKRQEQTSLIDKSKVFGREVDQEKLLCKLLGDDSCNQNVSIISIVGLGGVGKTTLAQLLYNNEKFKAHFELKVWVCVSDEFDVLTISNKIYQSVTRENKNFVNLDQLHVALQEKHSNKRFLLMLADVWNEDQDKWDVLENPLKGAPGSKIIVTTRKTKVSKVMNCVEPYVLGILSDNDALSLLAKSALDEPNFHKHQSLISVARLITEKCKGLPLALIAIGRVLKGKGNDEYEWYKLLKSEIWSSNDSILPALKLSYYDLPSQLKQLFAYCCLFPKDYVFNKKELVLLWMAEGFLNHPNGNMSMESVGFEYFEELQARSFFQQLTGKESKYTMHDLMNDLAISVAGDFFYMLDDKMDVNARNEAFKKFRHISYLGQRGVESGKLVELHRSERLRTFLTVTVLDNVLVDSIPQLQFFRVLSLTRKSITNVPRSVGVLKHLRYLNFSETYLKKVPEEVSELYNLQSLLFSHCMKLISFPLSFHKLINLRHLDMTDTPLLIKTPLGMGGLTSIQTLSKVIIERGNGFKVSELKDMSNLQGDLTIEALEKVTDPQQAMDANLEGKKDLVSLDMEWSDVFDDSRNSNLEYEVFQMLRPPTKLNLLDIYYYGGMKFPSWFVGPSFDKLKELMIENCCLNLVELSIGLISTLEYVFICCCKKLLSIGENDVNVGSSNRKYVLREVNLSHCESLESYNCANTIEKLRIYNCDSMTSLQELPSSLRIFVVANCKNLKSFSHEQLQSLTSLEEIKIIRCEKMDDSFPCGLWPHVTSSQ; from the coding sequence ATGCGACCTATGCTAAATGAGATTAACAACAAACTGAAGGTCTTTGTCAAAAAGGCAAAGGATCTGAGTATAGGCTGCAGTGCCATAGCTCAACAGAGATCAAACAATAATTTTAAACGACAGGAACAAACATCACTGATAGATAAGTCTAAAGTTTTCGGTCGAGAAGTAGATCAAGAAAAACTGCTCTGTAAGTTGTTAGGTGATGATTCATGTAATCAAAATGTGAGCATCATCTCCATAGTTGGTTTAGGTGGGGTTGGGAAAACAACTCTTGCCCAACTTTTGTACAACAATGAAAAATTTAAAGCTCATTTTGAACTCAAGGTGTGGGTTTGTGTTTCAGACGAGTTTGATGTACTCACTATTAGCAATAAGATCTATCAATCTGTCACCAGAGAGAATAAAAATTTTGTTAATTTGGATCAGCTTCACGTGGCACTTCAAGAAAAGCATTCAAACAAAAGGTTCCTACTCATGTTAGCCGATGTTTGGAATGAAGATCAAGATAAATGGGacgttcttgaaaacccacttaaaGGGGCGCCTGGCAGTAAAATCATTGTTACCACACGGAAGACCAAGGTTTCAAAAGTGATGAATTGTGTTGAACCTTATGTTTTGGGAATTCTATCAGATAATGATGCACTATCCTTGTTAGCTAAATCTGCACTAGATGAGCCTAATTTTCACAAGCATCAATCATTAATATCAGTTGCTCGACTGATCACTGAGAAATGTAAGGGTTTGCCCTTGGCATTGATAGCAATTGGGAGGGTCTTGAAAGGAAAGGGAAATGATGAATATGAATGGTATAAGTTATTAAAGAGTGAGATATGGAGTTCAAATGATAGTATTCTTCCGGCTCTCAAGTTAAGCTATTATGATCTCCCTTCTCAACTAAAGCAACTTTTTGCGTATTGTTGTTTATTCCCAAAGGACTATGTGTTCAACAAGAAAGAACTAGTGTTATTGTGGATGGCAGAGGGGTTTCTGAACCACCCAAACGGCAACATGTCAATGGAGAGTGTGGGTTTCGAGTACTTTGAAGAACTCCAAGCAAGGTCATTTTTTCAGCAGTTAACGGGTAAAGAATCCAAATACACCATGCACGACTTGATGAATGACTTGGCAATAAGTGTTGCAGGGGACTTCTTCTATATGTTGGATGATAAGATGGATGTAAATGCTAGGAATGAAGCTTTTAAGAAGTTCCGTCACATTTCATACTTAGGTCAACGAGGTGTAGAAAGTGGAAAGCTCGTGGAACTACATAGATCTGAACGCTTGAGAACATTCTTAACGGTGACAGTCTTGGACAATGTTCTTGTGGACTCAATTCCGCAATTACAGTTCTTTAGGGTATTAAGTTTAACTCGAAAATCAATCACAAATGTACCAAGATCTGTTGGTGTTCTGAAACATTTACGATACCTCAATTTTTCAGAAACATACCTAAAAAAAGTACCAGAAGAGGTTAGTGAGCTTTATAATCTACAAAGCTTGTTGTTCAGTCATTGTATGAAGTTAATTAGCTTTCCGCTTAGTTTTCATAAGTTAATAAACCTTAGACATCTTGACATGACTGATACTCCATTGTTGATCAAAACACCCTTAGGGATGGGTGGGTTAACGAGTATACAAACTTTGTCTAAGGTTATTATCGAAAGAGGTAATGGTTTCAAGGTATCTGAACTTAAAGACATGTCGAATCTTCAAGGTGACCTTACCATTGAAGCATTGGAAAAAGTAACAGACCCACAACAAGCTATGGATGCCAACTTAGAGGGAAAGAAGGATCTTGTGAGTTTAGATATGGAATGGAGTGATGTATTTGATGATTCTCGGAATTCAAATCTAGAATATGAAGTATTTCAAATGTTAAGGCCCCCCACTAAGTTGAACCTACTGGATATCTATTACTATGGGGGAATGAAATTTCCTAGCTGGTTTGTAGGTCCCTCATTTGATAAGTTAAAAGAGCTTATGATAGAAAATTGTTGTCTTAATTTGGTTGAGTTGTCAATTGGACTAATATCGACACTTGAGTATGTGTTTATATGTTGTTGTAAAAAATTGCTATCAATAGGAGAAAATGATGTTAATGTTGGAAGTAGCAACAGGAAATACGTCCTTAGAGAAGTTAATCTTTCTCATTGTGAATCATTGGAGAGTTACAATTGTGCTAATACCATTGAGAAATTGAGGATATATAATTGTGATTCAATGACATCATTGCAGGAGCTTCCATCGTCTCTCAGGATTTTTGTAGTCGCAAATTGTAAGAATCTAAAGTCATTTTCTCATGAGCAATTACAAAGTCTCACATCTTTGGAAGAGATTAAGATAATTAGGTGTGAAAAAATGGATGATTCATTTCCATGTGGGTTGTGGCCtcatgtaacgtcctcccaatag